In bacterium, the following are encoded in one genomic region:
- the feoB gene encoding ferrous iron transport protein B, which produces MADGRTIRVAIAGNPNCGKTALFNSLTGGHQQVGNWPGVTVERRMGRRVFDGFDLEITDLPGTYSLSPLTPDQLVARDFITSGEPDVIVNILDGSNLERNLYLTTQLLELGLPLVVAVNMMDVVESRGDTLDTAALAELLGCPVVGVVAVKRRGLDELLAAVVRVFTSDEPRKEVHVHYGRDLEREIARVEGFLQEHPEAFLGGPPRWQAVKLLESDAEYQSRLARLGEAGKPLAKLVEESRERLRSLLGHDPEDHFVEAAYGFAAGAIRETLTRNVEGRVKTAEKIDHVLTHRIWGLPIFAVVLWLTFEVTFRLGEPLMGVIGGLFGWLGGLANTLIPAGLVRSLVADGIIGGVGGVLVFVPNILLLFVMISLLEDSGYMARGAFVMDRLMHRLGLHGKSFIPMVIGFGCTVPAVMAARTLENPRDRLVTILTVPLMSCGARLPVYILLAGAFFPARYAGTVIFAVYALGIVLAVVAAKVLRSTVLKGEQVPFVMELPPYHAPTVKAVLLHAWNRAWMYIRKAGTVILLAMIVIWALTAFPLEPEDGGKFDGSIAGADAEYVEEQTAVAASLGLGPAEGSAATGDGFLPELENDAPLMAAVHRLEALESAPRLPGLGTAVMPTATGADSLLDAAGKLLAARDAHRSRLAGIEADREAERLYHTPLGVIGRGVSVVMEPLGFDWKVSSALVAGFAAKEVVVGTFGVLYSESGGDAGTAPLQGRLKEEWDARTGGGGWLVALSLMVFVLVYVPCVAVLAVIRRETGKWRWVAFTAAYLTVLAWLAAGLTRLVGSLWL; this is translated from the coding sequence ATGGCCGACGGCAGAACCATCCGGGTCGCCATCGCCGGCAACCCCAACTGCGGCAAGACGGCGCTCTTCAACTCGCTGACCGGCGGCCACCAGCAGGTGGGCAACTGGCCCGGCGTGACCGTCGAGCGGCGCATGGGCCGGCGCGTCTTCGATGGCTTCGACCTCGAAATAACCGACCTCCCGGGCACCTACTCCCTCTCCCCCCTCACCCCGGACCAGCTCGTGGCCCGGGATTTCATCACCTCGGGCGAGCCCGACGTCATCGTTAACATCCTCGACGGCTCCAACCTCGAGCGCAACCTCTACCTCACCACACAGCTCCTGGAGCTCGGCCTGCCGCTGGTGGTGGCGGTGAACATGATGGACGTGGTGGAGTCGCGGGGGGACACGCTGGACACGGCGGCGCTGGCGGAGCTTCTGGGCTGCCCGGTAGTCGGTGTCGTCGCCGTGAAGAGGCGCGGCCTGGACGAGCTCCTCGCGGCGGTGGTCCGGGTGTTCACCTCCGACGAGCCGCGCAAGGAGGTCCACGTCCACTACGGGCGGGACCTGGAACGGGAGATCGCCCGGGTCGAGGGATTTCTCCAGGAGCACCCCGAGGCCTTCCTGGGCGGGCCGCCGCGCTGGCAGGCGGTCAAGCTCCTGGAGTCCGACGCCGAGTACCAAAGCCGACTGGCTCGTCTCGGTGAAGCGGGCAAACCGCTGGCGAAGCTGGTGGAGGAATCCCGGGAGCGCCTGCGGAGCCTCCTGGGCCACGATCCCGAGGACCACTTCGTCGAGGCGGCCTACGGATTCGCCGCCGGGGCCATCCGCGAGACCTTGACCCGCAACGTCGAGGGGCGCGTCAAAACGGCGGAGAAGATAGACCACGTCCTCACCCACCGCATCTGGGGCCTGCCCATCTTCGCCGTCGTCCTCTGGCTCACCTTCGAGGTCACATTCCGGCTGGGCGAGCCGCTGATGGGCGTCATCGGCGGGCTGTTCGGCTGGCTGGGAGGCCTGGCGAACACGCTCATCCCGGCGGGGCTCGTCCGGTCCCTGGTGGCGGACGGGATCATCGGCGGCGTGGGCGGGGTGCTGGTCTTCGTGCCCAACATCCTCCTGCTGTTCGTGATGATTTCGCTGTTGGAGGATTCGGGGTACATGGCCCGGGGCGCCTTCGTCATGGACCGGCTCATGCACCGGCTGGGGCTGCACGGCAAGAGCTTCATCCCCATGGTCATCGGTTTCGGCTGCACGGTGCCGGCGGTGATGGCGGCCCGGACGCTGGAGAACCCCCGGGACCGGCTGGTGACGATTCTGACGGTGCCTCTGATGAGTTGCGGCGCGCGGCTACCGGTGTACATCCTTTTGGCCGGGGCCTTCTTCCCGGCGCGCTACGCGGGGACCGTAATATTCGCCGTTTACGCCCTGGGCATCGTCCTGGCGGTCGTCGCCGCCAAGGTTCTGCGCTCCACCGTCCTCAAGGGGGAGCAGGTCCCCTTCGTCATGGAGCTCCCGCCGTACCACGCGCCCACGGTGAAGGCGGTGCTCCTGCACGCCTGGAACCGGGCCTGGATGTACATCCGCAAGGCGGGGACGGTGATTCTTTTGGCCATGATCGTCATCTGGGCGCTCACCGCCTTCCCCTTGGAGCCGGAGGACGGCGGAAAGTTCGATGGCTCGATCGCGGGGGCGGACGCGGAGTACGTCGAGGAGCAGACCGCGGTGGCCGCGTCGCTCGGTCTCGGACCGGCGGAGGGCTCCGCCGCGACCGGCGACGGCTTCCTGCCGGAGTTGGAGAACGATGCGCCGCTGATGGCGGCGGTACACCGTCTGGAGGCGCTGGAATCGGCGCCGCGCCTGCCCGGCCTGGGAACTGCGGTCATGCCGACCGCCACGGGGGCGGACTCCCTCCTCGACGCCGCGGGAAAACTTCTCGCCGCACGGGATGCCCACCGCTCGCGGCTGGCCGGAATCGAGGCCGACCGTGAGGCCGAAAGGCTCTACCACACCCCGCTGGGCGTCATCGGCCGCGGCGTTTCGGTGGTGATGGAACCGCTGGGTTTCGACTGGAAGGTATCGTCAGCACTCGTCGCCGGTTTCGCCGCCAAGGAGGTCGTCGTGGGGACCTTCGGCGTGCTCTACTCCGAGAGCGGGGGCGATGCGGGAACCGCCCCGCTGCAGGGACGCCTGAAGGAGGAATGGGACGCCCGCACCGGCGGCGGAGGCTGGCTGGTCGCCCTTTCACTCATGGTCTTCGTCCTGGTTTATGTACCCTGCGTGGCGGTGTTGGCGGTGATAAGACGGGAGACCGGGAAGTGGCGCTGGGTGGCCTTCACCGCGGCGTACCTCACCGTACTGGCCTGGCTCGCGGCGGGGCTCACCCGGCTCGTCGGTTCTCTCTGGCTGTGA
- a CDS encoding FeoA family protein, translating into MRHDHGAPQHFGRHHGFGRVVERRPGEALFIEDLAPGDAFEVVAVYGGRMARQRLCELGLAPGVRAVVEEIYPLIISIGDTRLALGRGLARKVDVRRVD; encoded by the coding sequence ATGAGACACGACCACGGCGCCCCGCAACACTTCGGCAGGCATCATGGGTTCGGTCGCGTGGTCGAGAGGCGACCCGGCGAGGCCCTCTTCATCGAGGACCTGGCCCCCGGCGACGCCTTCGAGGTGGTCGCCGTTTACGGAGGGCGCATGGCGCGGCAACGGCTCTGCGAGCTGGGACTGGCGCCGGGCGTCCGGGCCGTCGTGGAGGAAATCTACCCCCTCATCATCTCCATCGGCGACACCCGCCTGGCCCTGGGCCGGGGCCTGGCCCGCAAGGTGGACGTGCGCCGGGTGGATTAG
- a CDS encoding SH3 domain-containing protein: MTVIVLGLTAAAGALDAPGWADSISTPEPEPMYALVDVDALNVRDAPSVDGNKIGLLHRGDRVEILAWAVDYDSSDDYVWAEVRSGDLRGYVAAEEDNYYWEEDGVRHLVVEHAFGEPELTLAADLDSDGAPEQVRVGPGEIHAEYEQFYYDTDYVYYLPLVLRVEGSFSAEVRLADFFLGTSVEEVPAEEFIAREKESGYLGWDYNWSLYGLEAGDFNGDGAAELQLTLDARSSSPRPVGGPPSTQQRVLGFIRDGDGLRCIYDYTEWAFIPEWEEEPTGRWFYISGGAELTPEVMRYHSVMSYLDEPDHILMAREWLSPLDWVRHPLPPPDYLAGGTWFSTDLEARWIPEAGFYALYCPPGNDYARPLGYFWSPVNLTRLLYEVRCEDGSYGELLEPLTLLCLPEAGSAEAGVLEAGTSVRVLSFSTGKGDWYLVYTGQWDVFYEEAAPLMGWSRTPPKMEE, from the coding sequence ATGACCGTCATCGTTCTCGGCCTGACGGCGGCCGCCGGGGCCCTGGACGCGCCGGGGTGGGCCGATTCGATTTCAACGCCGGAACCGGAGCCGATGTACGCCCTGGTGGACGTGGACGCACTCAACGTCCGCGACGCACCGTCGGTGGACGGGAACAAAATCGGCCTGCTCCACCGGGGCGACCGGGTCGAGATTCTGGCCTGGGCGGTGGATTACGACTCATCGGATGATTACGTCTGGGCCGAGGTGCGCTCGGGCGACCTCCGCGGCTACGTCGCCGCCGAGGAGGATAACTACTACTGGGAGGAGGATGGCGTACGCCACCTGGTCGTCGAGCACGCCTTCGGCGAGCCGGAGCTCACGCTCGCCGCGGACCTGGACTCCGACGGCGCCCCGGAGCAGGTCCGGGTCGGGCCGGGGGAAATCCACGCGGAGTACGAGCAGTTCTACTACGATACGGATTACGTCTATTACCTGCCACTGGTGCTCCGGGTCGAGGGCTCGTTCAGCGCCGAGGTGCGCCTGGCCGATTTCTTCCTGGGGACGAGCGTCGAGGAGGTGCCCGCGGAGGAGTTCATCGCCCGGGAGAAGGAGTCCGGATATCTCGGTTGGGACTACAACTGGAGCCTCTACGGCCTGGAGGCGGGCGACTTCAACGGCGACGGGGCGGCCGAGCTGCAACTGACCCTGGACGCGCGCTCTTCATCCCCCAGGCCGGTCGGAGGGCCTCCCTCAACCCAACAGCGTGTGTTGGGCTTTATCCGGGACGGCGACGGTCTGCGTTGCATCTACGATTACACCGAATGGGCGTTCATCCCCGAATGGGAGGAAGAACCTACCGGGCGCTGGTTCTACATCAGCGGCGGGGCGGAGCTGACCCCGGAGGTGATGCGCTACCACTCCGTGATGAGTTACCTCGATGAGCCGGACCACATCCTGATGGCCCGCGAGTGGCTCAGTCCCCTGGACTGGGTGCGGCACCCGCTGCCGCCGCCCGATTATCTCGCCGGCGGCACGTGGTTCTCGACGGACCTGGAGGCCCGCTGGATTCCCGAGGCCGGCTTCTACGCCCTCTACTGCCCGCCGGGCAACGACTACGCCCGGCCCCTGGGTTACTTCTGGAGCCCGGTAAACCTGACCCGACTTCTCTACGAAGTTCGGTGTGAGGACGGCTCGTATGGCGAGCTGCTCGAACCGCTGACCCTCCTCTGTCTGCCGGAGGCGGGTTCCGCCGAGGCGGGGGTGTTGGAGGCGGGGACGTCCGTCCGGGTGCTGAGCTTCTCCACCGGTAAAGGAGACTGGTACCTGGTTTACACCGGGCAGTGGGACGTGTTCTACGAAGAAGCTGCGCCGTTGATGGGCTGGAGCCGCACCCCGCCGAAGATGGAGGAGTGA
- a CDS encoding FMN-binding protein, translating to MPFNKDSRPFMVLFLVAASVLVASALTALYAYTKPVIDEQKARLFNRRVIEVFGLADPGVELPPARVDEIYSKHVKKDQTGGMTLYRGYDDAGKELGVAFEASGSGLWSVIKVLVALTPDYKNIYRLRVLEQGETPGLGGRIAEPEFLQKFDDLPLGPAPGYVGLVAYQAPDKPYEVAAITGATQTSKSLEKLLNEGIAAFLAAAKGGTP from the coding sequence ATGCCCTTCAATAAAGACTCGCGGCCCTTCATGGTCCTCTTCCTCGTCGCCGCCTCGGTGCTGGTGGCCTCGGCCCTGACCGCCCTCTACGCCTACACCAAGCCGGTGATAGACGAGCAGAAGGCGCGCCTGTTCAACCGCCGCGTCATCGAGGTTTTCGGCCTGGCCGACCCCGGGGTGGAGCTCCCGCCCGCCCGGGTGGACGAAATTTACTCCAAGCACGTCAAGAAGGACCAGACCGGCGGGATGACGCTCTACCGGGGCTACGACGACGCGGGGAAGGAGCTGGGCGTGGCGTTCGAGGCCTCGGGGAGCGGCCTGTGGAGCGTGATTAAAGTCCTGGTGGCCCTGACGCCCGATTACAAAAATATTTACCGCCTGCGGGTCCTGGAGCAGGGGGAAACGCCGGGGCTGGGGGGGCGGATCGCCGAGCCGGAGTTTCTGCAAAAGTTCGACGACCTGCCGCTGGGCCCGGCGCCGGGCTACGTGGGCCTCGTGGCCTACCAGGCCCCCGACAAGCCCTACGAGGTGGCGGCCATCACCGGGGCCACCCAGACCTCGAAATCGCTCGAAAAGCTGCTGAACGAGGGCATCGCGGCCTTTCTCGCCGCGGCGAAGGGGGGGACGCCGTGA
- a CDS encoding glycosyltransferase family 87 protein → MVERRLGDSAATGLFAHIWAWVKESWSVRPIYRLWIILGAVAVAAFCYLSLASLVRVNLGSDNDLSIFYRAANDFYAGRRVYEPGQWGYLYPPAFVVLLGLIAWLPPSAFYVAFGLVNLGLTLLCLSLVYRLLRNADPALVGSRLFVVIGLPLLCTAHYWFCNLFIYGQANILLMALVLGGLVMAEKQRDWSAGILLGMAVAVKLAPALFVLYFLLHKRARIAVGAVIVFLVFNGLLPVLIRGWDGTLALYNEYYVNFLQPTMFGSQGVHYLVYHDKNVSLSGALARYLVAPEGAGAPGVNLLNVPPAVFSWIDKALRLALLVPLMVAFRREPREPRRRLNEYIVILLAVFLLNAVTWPTYLIFLILPLALVTADNVRRERWSFAGIVLLAWPLVEAAAFFANRLGVYKPAYLLFVVSSITVYLIGMSVYFLRRRFTDARGAAETASSAPSGTGR, encoded by the coding sequence ATGGTCGAACGACGACTGGGTGATTCGGCTGCGACGGGTCTCTTCGCCCACATTTGGGCGTGGGTGAAGGAATCCTGGAGCGTCAGACCGATTTACCGGCTCTGGATAATCCTCGGCGCCGTAGCCGTCGCCGCCTTCTGTTACCTGAGCCTGGCCTCCCTGGTGCGCGTGAACCTGGGAAGCGACAACGACCTGTCCATCTTCTACAGGGCCGCCAACGACTTCTACGCCGGCCGGCGGGTCTACGAGCCCGGGCAGTGGGGATACTTATATCCCCCCGCGTTCGTCGTCCTGCTCGGTCTGATCGCATGGCTGCCCCCGTCGGCCTTCTACGTCGCCTTTGGGCTCGTCAACCTCGGTCTCACGCTGCTCTGCCTGTCCCTCGTTTACCGCCTGCTCCGCAACGCCGATCCGGCGCTCGTCGGGAGCCGCCTGTTCGTCGTCATCGGCCTGCCGCTTCTGTGTACGGCGCATTACTGGTTCTGCAACCTCTTCATCTACGGGCAGGCGAACATCCTGTTGATGGCCCTCGTCCTGGGCGGCTTGGTCATGGCGGAGAAACAGCGGGATTGGAGCGCCGGTATCCTCCTGGGAATGGCGGTGGCGGTGAAGCTCGCCCCGGCGCTCTTCGTCCTGTACTTTCTGCTCCACAAACGCGCAAGGATCGCGGTGGGCGCGGTGATCGTTTTCTTGGTGTTCAACGGCTTGCTGCCGGTGTTGATCCGCGGATGGGATGGAACGCTGGCCTTATACAACGAGTATTACGTCAACTTTCTCCAACCGACGATGTTCGGCAGCCAAGGGGTTCACTACCTGGTCTATCACGACAAGAACGTCTCGCTCTCAGGCGCGCTGGCGCGCTACCTGGTCGCCCCGGAGGGGGCCGGGGCACCCGGCGTCAACCTGTTGAACGTCCCGCCGGCGGTCTTCTCCTGGATAGATAAGGCGCTGCGCCTGGCTCTGCTGGTCCCGCTGATGGTCGCGTTCCGGCGCGAACCGCGCGAACCGCGCCGGCGGCTCAACGAGTACATCGTGATTCTGTTGGCCGTATTTCTGCTCAACGCGGTGACATGGCCTACCTACCTGATTTTCTTGATTTTGCCCCTGGCCCTGGTTACGGCCGATAACGTGCGGCGCGAAAGGTGGTCCTTCGCCGGCATCGTCCTGCTCGCCTGGCCCCTGGTCGAGGCGGCGGCCTTTTTCGCCAACCGCCTGGGGGTTTACAAGCCGGCTTATTTGCTGTTCGTGGTGTCCTCCATCACTGTGTACCTGATCGGCATGAGCGTTTACTTTCTCAGGCGGCGGTTTACGGATGCGCGCGGCGCCGCGGAAACGGCGTCATCCGCACCGTCCGGGACGGGGCGTTGA
- a CDS encoding FAD-binding oxidoreductase: MLPIILTSAAVIGGIALALGLILALADKFLADYGQVTLTLNGDKELSVRGGNSLLYTLFQQKYFIPSACGGKGTCAYCKLVVTEGAGPYLPTEKIVLTDEEMARNVRLSCQVKVRNDMRVEIPSQYFEISEYEAVLERAELVTPAIKELTFRLSDPPQIKFKAGQYVQIQAPDPETGEAVYRAYSMSSLPSLRETVSFNVRLEALGVASNYLHNMKEGDPVKFSGPYGEFLYAHSGRNAVCLATGVGLAPFRSLIPDILASDPEVEVFLFFGARVKGDLYGETDIGEWEKNPKFHYIPVLSADEEKDWGGEWGRMDLVFFGKFFEGHADDEYYLCGAPVVVNSLTAELIEKGVPEGRIHFDKFG; this comes from the coding sequence ATGCTCCCCATCATCCTCACCTCGGCGGCGGTCATCGGCGGGATAGCCCTCGCCCTGGGGCTCATCCTCGCCCTGGCCGACAAATTTTTGGCCGACTACGGCCAGGTCACCCTCACCCTCAACGGGGACAAGGAGCTCTCGGTCAGGGGCGGCAACTCGCTCCTCTACACCCTCTTCCAGCAGAAGTACTTCATCCCCTCGGCCTGCGGCGGGAAGGGGACCTGCGCCTACTGCAAGCTGGTGGTCACCGAGGGCGCCGGGCCGTACCTGCCCACGGAAAAAATCGTACTCACCGACGAGGAGATGGCCAGGAACGTGCGCTTGAGTTGCCAGGTCAAGGTCCGCAACGACATGCGGGTCGAAATTCCGTCGCAGTATTTTGAAATAAGCGAGTACGAGGCGGTGCTGGAGCGGGCCGAGCTGGTGACGCCGGCCATCAAGGAGCTGACCTTCCGGCTCAGCGACCCGCCGCAGATAAAGTTCAAGGCCGGGCAGTACGTCCAGATACAGGCCCCGGACCCCGAGACCGGTGAGGCGGTCTACCGCGCCTACTCCATGTCCAGCCTGCCCAGCCTGCGGGAGACCGTCTCCTTCAACGTGCGCCTCGAAGCACTCGGCGTCGCCAGCAACTACCTGCACAACATGAAGGAGGGCGACCCGGTGAAATTCTCCGGGCCCTACGGCGAATTCCTCTACGCCCATTCGGGGCGCAACGCCGTCTGCCTGGCCACCGGCGTCGGCCTGGCCCCCTTCCGCAGCCTGATCCCGGACATTTTGGCGAGCGACCCGGAGGTGGAGGTTTTTCTCTTTTTCGGCGCCCGCGTGAAGGGGGACCTCTACGGCGAGACGGACATCGGAGAGTGGGAGAAGAACCCCAAGTTCCACTACATCCCGGTGCTGTCGGCCGATGAGGAGAAGGACTGGGGCGGCGAGTGGGGGCGCATGGACCTCGTGTTCTTCGGCAAATTTTTCGAGGGCCACGCGGACGACGAGTACTACCTGTGCGGGGCGCCGGTGGTGGTCAACTCCCTCACCGCCGAGCTCATCGAGAAGGGCGTCCCGGAAGGCCGGATACACTTCGACAAATTCGGCTAG
- the rsxE gene encoding electron transport complex subunit RsxE — translation MAKKGENWKIFVKGLWEDNPIFRMILGICSTLAVTNQVINTVAMGAAVVFVTVCSSFLVSLVRNVTGKRIRMAVYTLIIAAFVIMVDIALKSFVPTVSKAIGPYVGLIITNCIIMGRAEAFASNNKPLPSILDAAGVSLGYAMSLLIISIFRELLGFGTLAGIPVLGPGFEPWVIMVMAPGAFFMLGTYIWVIRTVQDGAARKRDLGKSTA, via the coding sequence GTGGCCAAGAAGGGTGAAAACTGGAAGATATTCGTCAAGGGGCTGTGGGAGGACAACCCCATCTTCCGCATGATCCTGGGCATCTGCTCCACCCTGGCCGTGACCAACCAGGTGATAAACACCGTGGCGATGGGCGCAGCCGTGGTCTTCGTCACCGTGTGCAGCTCGTTTCTGGTGAGCCTGGTGCGCAACGTCACCGGCAAGCGCATCCGCATGGCGGTTTACACGCTCATCATCGCCGCCTTCGTCATCATGGTGGACATCGCGTTAAAGTCCTTCGTACCAACGGTTTCCAAGGCCATCGGGCCGTACGTGGGGCTGATAATAACCAACTGCATCATCATGGGCCGGGCCGAGGCCTTCGCCTCGAACAACAAGCCCCTGCCCAGCATTCTGGACGCCGCCGGGGTGAGCCTGGGCTACGCCATGAGCCTGTTGATAATTTCAATTTTCCGGGAGCTGCTGGGCTTCGGGACGCTGGCGGGGATTCCGGTCCTCGGGCCGGGATTCGAGCCGTGGGTGATAATGGTCATGGCCCCCGGCGCCTTCTTCATGCTCGGGACATACATCTGGGTCATCCGCACGGTCCAGGATGGAGCCGCGAGGAAAAGGGACCTCGGCAAATCAACGGCGTAG
- a CDS encoding Rnf-Nqr domain containing protein has protein sequence MQALVVLFAATFTNNIALTNFLGMCPFIAVSRDVKTAFGMGMAVTLVMTLTSAANWAIQHYLLVPFGVEHLQFIIFIVVIAAITQVLELAIERFSPDLYASFGVFLALITVNCAILGVSLFMVLRGYGFLETVGYGIGSGLGWMLAIVALAGIREKIEKSDIPAGLKGPGITMISAGIMAMAFIGLTGLI, from the coding sequence ATGCAAGCGCTGGTCGTCCTCTTCGCCGCCACCTTCACCAACAACATCGCCCTCACCAACTTCCTGGGCATGTGCCCCTTCATCGCCGTCAGCCGGGACGTGAAAACCGCCTTCGGCATGGGGATGGCGGTGACGCTGGTGATGACGCTGACCTCGGCGGCCAACTGGGCCATCCAGCATTACCTGCTGGTGCCCTTCGGCGTGGAGCACCTCCAGTTCATCATCTTCATCGTGGTCATCGCGGCCATCACCCAGGTGCTCGAGCTGGCCATCGAGCGGTTCTCCCCCGACCTCTACGCCTCCTTCGGTGTGTTCCTGGCGCTGATCACGGTGAACTGCGCCATCCTCGGGGTGAGCCTGTTCATGGTCCTGCGGGGGTACGGATTCCTGGAGACGGTGGGGTACGGGATCGGGTCGGGGTTGGGGTGGATGCTGGCGATCGTCGCGCTGGCGGGCATCCGGGAGAAGATAGAGAAGTCGGACATCCCGGCGGGGCTGAAGGGGCCGGGGATAACGATGATTTCCGCCGGCATCATGGCGATGGCCTTCATCGGGCTCACCGGGCTGATTTGA
- a CDS encoding HEPN domain-containing protein: MGTLLMSSDLKQMALDRVRDAQILLEARRYVGAYYLIGYAVECALKAVIAKRTRRHEFPEKERVDASWTHNFDKLFDKAALGEGPANNQTAIYLATVKKWKPDSRYEPTKSKNEAEDLFEAVTHPHDGVLSWLRTFW, encoded by the coding sequence ATGGGTACACTACTAATGAGTAGTGATTTAAAACAAATGGCACTTGATCGCGTAAGAGATGCTCAGATTTTGTTAGAAGCTAGAAGATACGTCGGTGCCTATTACTTGATAGGGTATGCCGTTGAATGTGCCCTGAAGGCTGTAATTGCTAAACGAACCCGGCGACACGAATTCCCAGAGAAAGAACGTGTGGATGCAAGTTGGACCCATAATTTCGATAAATTATTCGATAAAGCAGCTTTGGGAGAGGGACCAGCGAATAACCAGACAGCGATATATTTGGCTACAGTAAAAAAATGGAAACCTGATTCGAGGTATGAGCCAACGAAAAGTAAAAACGAAGCTGAAGACCTTTTCGAGGCAGTGACACATCCTCACGATGGAGTTCTATCATGGTTGAGAACATTCTGGTAA
- a CDS encoding ArsB/NhaD family transporter: protein MWGFPTIATLAVLAFVYFCVVTEKLDKAKAAFFGGVLLIAAGVTSLEEAWRYFIDFETIGLLVGMMLIAGVIGQTGVFQFVALRAVRLTRGRYGLLLVALSVITAVASAFLDNVTTILLLGPVAVFAADALHHKPYLLLIALTLAANIGGTATLIGDPPNMLIGSAAGLGFHNFVVNTGPPSVLALAVSLGYLFVARREELRPTGRTISADSFDETKYIQDRPTLAVSLIVLGLVLTGFVVLPSFGATPAAVALVGAGVLMLVNRSKPKELLGHIEWPLIFFFLGLFVITGALEKVGLIVVVGRFFASLTPNPFWFCIAILWVSSFGAAFLSAVPFITVMIPITAAAIAHLGLGPAAAEPVWWALSLGACIGGNGTLIGSACNMAMSAISERTPEPINFRSYFRLGFPAMVLAQVVSSLYIYLRYFAFN from the coding sequence ATGTGGGGTTTCCCGACCATTGCGACCCTGGCCGTCCTGGCCTTCGTCTACTTCTGCGTCGTCACGGAGAAGCTCGACAAGGCGAAGGCGGCCTTTTTCGGCGGCGTGCTTTTAATCGCCGCCGGGGTGACGTCTCTCGAGGAGGCCTGGCGGTACTTCATAGACTTCGAGACCATCGGCCTGTTGGTCGGGATGATGCTCATCGCCGGGGTCATCGGTCAGACCGGGGTCTTCCAGTTCGTCGCTCTGCGGGCGGTGCGTCTGACCCGGGGGCGCTACGGCCTCCTGCTGGTGGCGCTGTCGGTCATCACCGCCGTCGCCAGCGCCTTTCTGGACAACGTCACCACCATCCTGTTGCTCGGCCCCGTGGCCGTATTCGCCGCCGACGCCCTGCACCACAAGCCCTACCTGTTGTTGATCGCGCTGACGCTGGCGGCCAACATCGGCGGCACCGCCACCCTCATCGGCGACCCGCCCAACATGCTCATCGGCTCGGCCGCCGGGTTGGGCTTCCACAACTTCGTCGTAAACACCGGCCCGCCCTCCGTCCTGGCGCTGGCCGTAAGCCTCGGCTACCTCTTCGTCGCCCGGCGCGAGGAATTGAGGCCCACGGGCCGAACCATCAGCGCCGATTCCTTCGACGAAACCAAGTACATCCAGGACCGACCGACCCTCGCGGTGAGCCTGATCGTCCTGGGCCTGGTGCTGACGGGGTTCGTGGTGCTGCCCTCCTTCGGCGCCACTCCGGCCGCGGTGGCCCTGGTCGGCGCCGGGGTGCTGATGCTGGTCAACCGATCGAAGCCCAAGGAGCTGTTGGGCCACATCGAGTGGCCGTTGATATTTTTCTTCCTGGGGCTCTTCGTCATCACCGGCGCCCTGGAAAAAGTGGGGCTCATCGTCGTGGTGGGGCGCTTCTTCGCCTCGCTGACCCCGAACCCATTCTGGTTCTGCATCGCGATTCTCTGGGTCTCCTCCTTCGGCGCGGCCTTCCTCTCCGCGGTGCCCTTCATCACGGTCATGATTCCCATCACGGCCGCGGCCATCGCGCATCTGGGCCTGGGGCCCGCGGCGGCGGAGCCCGTCTGGTGGGCCCTCTCCCTGGGCGCCTGCATCGGCGGCAACGGCACGCTCATCGGCTCCGCCTGCAACATGGCCATGAGCGCCATCTCCGAGCGGACGCCGGAGCCCATAAACTTCAGGAGCTACTTCCGTCTGGGCTTCCCGGCGATGGTCCTGGCCCAGGTCGTCTCCAGCCTCTACATCTACCTGCGCTACTTCGCGTTCAATTAA